One window from the genome of Epinephelus fuscoguttatus linkage group LG3, E.fuscoguttatus.final_Chr_v1 encodes:
- the LOC125886071 gene encoding CMRF35-like molecule 9 — protein MKTICAYSCLLFAVSFVEMKPLSITGHVGKSVEIKCSDWDAWTDVKHNVKYFCDSPCTEDKHIIVKAEFGKTKKYKNRIEVTNSAEGFFVTLTNLQESDSNTYYCGAEKFGRDSYIKVNLKVTKAESSSPKTTPKKVTAGPTLSCAVTDDSITSSNSSDNMTDVSTSQTTLNTMLPTASATGGAGHAPYLILGVIVLTATLVVLLKFMCKMMKQLKVVSSAGAPQEDAQEGVEYDEIRPETLTDPDCLYANYSYQQHTELTAESSSKDVSSNSASRCEVSSRGPCAESRGTDPQCDLVYSVAQLPKVQIEPTGQSESNQFAIENDSFHSLAQLPQAT, from the exons ATGAAAACAATCTGTGCGTACTCTTGTCTTCTTTTCG CTGTGAGTTTTGTGGAGATGAAGCCTCTCAGCATAACTGGCCATGTTGGGAAAAGTGTTGAAATCAAATGCTCAGACTGGGATGCTTGGACTGATGTAAAACATAATGTTAAGTACTTTTGTGACAGTCCATGCACAGAAGACAAACACATCATCGTCAAAGCAGAATTTGGAAAgactaaaaaatataaaaacagaatagaGGTAACTAACTCAGCAGAAGGTTTTTTTGTGACCTTGACTAATCTCCAAGAGTCAGACTCAAATACATATTACTGTGGAGCAGAGAAATTTGGCCGTGATTCATACATAAAGGTCAATCTTAAAGTCACAAAAG CTGAGTCTTCTAGTCCCAAGACAACTCCAAAAAAAGTCACTGCTGGTCCCACTCTCTCATGTGCTGTGACAGACGACTCCATCACGTCCTCAAACAGCTCAGATAATATGACTGATGTGTCTACGTCTCAAACAACCCTGAATACAATGTTGCCTACTGCATCAGCAACAGGAGGAGCAG GACATGCACCATATCTGATTTTAGGTGTCATCGTCCTAACAGCCACCCTTGTGGTCTTACTGAAGTTTATGTGCAAGATGATGAAGCAACTGA AAGTTGTGTCAAGTGCTGGTGCACCACAAGAAGATGCACAAGAG GGTGTTGAATATGATGAAATCAGACCTGAGACCCTGACTGATCCAGACTGTCTCTATGCCAATTATTCCTACCAGCAACACACTGAATTAACAGCTGAGAGCTCTTCAAAAGACGTGTCTTCAAATTCAGCTTCCAGGTGTGAGGTCAGTTCAAGGGGGCCATGTGCGGAGAGCAGAGGCACAGATCCCCAGTGTGACTTGGTGTACTCTGTTGCTCAACTACCCAAAGTGCAAATTGAACCCACTGGGCAATCTGAGTCAAATCAATTCGCAATTGAAAATGACTCTTTCCATTCCCTGGCTCAGCTGCCACAGGCAACCTGA